From a single Bacillus gobiensis genomic region:
- a CDS encoding twin-arginine translocation signal domain-containing protein has protein sequence MTNQKENRYNRRDFLKAGGVGAGALALSAGAMGIPGMFETETAQAYSNIDGVKSSDFPRKDGETNDTKRLQRLINASENEGWIPIHLNENKPYVISDTILIDSGDKKPLIFGKGFRRTVINGENLPAGKPAIKVHGGWGMMTGGMLFGVGFHGNENSIGIEIAGVNGFRVDFCQFELNKVGILFHNEILQEFTEACTASHCDFRGSCKTAVEYKQSNNVESFHGTGIRSCTINQGAEETEPKIRIGENCIPFNAPLEFNIWTRGQTPIIKNDGNEPATFYGTISIENFDHGDSGYKVEMVSKKDSPVYLIGAVSALDDQSQLGNLVLCDRVQVNPDRTINVQTKKSQHLFQLTTGANETIAVTNGVSSIITIYLQAADYNYAYTLLVYRNVGDDKGTVTNLANHKNHNAAMYYGPTFSVESGKLVITNKNFPESGVTAKLSVLDIGSRYQYFMV, from the coding sequence ATGACGAATCAAAAAGAAAATCGATACAACAGACGTGACTTCTTAAAAGCTGGAGGAGTAGGTGCAGGCGCACTGGCACTATCGGCGGGTGCAATGGGGATTCCCGGAATGTTCGAAACTGAAACGGCCCAAGCCTATTCGAATATTGACGGCGTAAAGAGTTCGGATTTTCCTCGGAAAGATGGAGAAACCAATGACACGAAAAGACTTCAGCGATTGATTAATGCATCGGAAAATGAAGGCTGGATTCCGATTCATCTTAATGAAAATAAACCGTATGTGATTTCAGATACAATTCTGATAGACAGCGGCGATAAAAAGCCTCTGATCTTCGGAAAAGGATTCCGCCGCACCGTGATTAACGGCGAAAACCTTCCTGCTGGTAAACCGGCAATCAAAGTACATGGCGGCTGGGGTATGATGACTGGTGGAATGCTGTTTGGCGTTGGTTTTCACGGAAACGAGAATTCAATCGGAATCGAAATTGCCGGAGTCAATGGGTTTCGTGTCGACTTTTGCCAATTTGAGCTGAACAAGGTGGGTATCTTGTTTCATAATGAGATCTTACAAGAATTCACGGAAGCATGTACCGCTTCACACTGCGACTTCAGAGGCTCCTGCAAAACAGCTGTCGAGTACAAGCAATCAAACAACGTCGAGAGCTTTCACGGCACCGGAATTAGAAGCTGCACGATAAACCAAGGTGCAGAGGAAACAGAGCCTAAAATCAGGATTGGTGAAAACTGTATTCCGTTTAACGCCCCATTGGAATTCAACATTTGGACAAGAGGTCAAACACCGATTATTAAAAACGACGGGAATGAACCTGCCACCTTTTACGGAACGATTTCGATCGAGAACTTTGATCACGGCGATTCCGGATATAAAGTGGAAATGGTATCTAAAAAAGACAGTCCTGTCTATTTGATTGGTGCCGTATCAGCGCTTGACGATCAATCACAGCTCGGAAACCTGGTCTTATGTGACAGAGTGCAAGTCAATCCTGACCGAACCATCAATGTCCAAACTAAAAAAAGCCAGCACTTATTTCAATTAACGACTGGTGCCAATGAGACGATAGCCGTTACAAACGGAGTATCTTCCATTATCACCATCTACTTGCAAGCTGCTGACTACAACTATGCCTATACGCTGCTTGTATACAGAAATGTCGGAGATGATAAAGGGACAGTCACCAATTTAGCGAATCACAAAAATCACAACGCCGCAATGTATTACGGTCCAACGTTTTCAGTGGAATCAGGAAAGCTGGTTATCACGAATAAGAACTTCCCTGAATCCGGTGTCACTGCCAAACTCTCAGTCCTTGATATCGGATCGAGATACCAGTATTTTATGGTGTAA
- a CDS encoding nucleotidyltransferase domain-containing protein, translating into MKKDKYAIDVDSFPNELQLLLLFLKLDNFPKENEKMLEEHQHLFAAANWDHFIKLADHHHLYPVLYHKLKSVKEKWVPSIVVRALQMRYQNNTLKILYLCGEMDRVAKAFHEHNIRSLHLKGPILAHELYGDISMRKSKDLDILVPKEDLERTEQMLFELGYEKDEANTVLNEVKWREHHFEYHHKERKTSVEIHWRLSPFPAKEPSFEDLWARKNESKLTSVPVYYPGDKDLFLYLISHGARHGWFRLKWLYDIHRCADQMQSPDKLLRKNDFKNMILVGQALILAHQLFQTPLSANMMKQLKLGSYKLAHQALIYITSILVLTPLPEHIRTKHERYLFALNGTISQKYLALLIVLFYPSPRDEALIKLPKYLHGLYFVLRPFLVVVRKLRKNKAFEGV; encoded by the coding sequence ATGAAAAAGGATAAGTATGCAATCGATGTCGATAGCTTTCCGAATGAGCTGCAGCTTTTGCTGTTGTTTTTAAAGCTGGACAATTTTCCGAAAGAAAATGAAAAAATGCTGGAAGAGCATCAGCATTTATTTGCTGCAGCTAACTGGGATCATTTTATCAAGCTTGCCGACCATCATCATCTTTATCCTGTCCTTTACCATAAGCTAAAATCTGTAAAGGAAAAGTGGGTTCCTTCCATCGTCGTTCGCGCGCTGCAAATGAGATATCAAAACAATACGCTAAAAATTCTCTACCTTTGCGGAGAAATGGACCGTGTCGCTAAAGCCTTTCATGAACACAACATCAGATCCCTGCATTTAAAAGGACCGATCCTTGCTCATGAATTGTATGGTGATATTTCGATGCGAAAATCTAAGGATTTAGACATTCTTGTGCCGAAGGAGGATCTGGAAAGAACAGAACAGATGCTTTTTGAGCTCGGCTATGAAAAGGATGAGGCTAATACCGTACTGAACGAAGTGAAATGGCGGGAGCATCATTTTGAATATCACCATAAGGAACGGAAGACATCCGTTGAAATTCACTGGAGGCTATCCCCGTTTCCTGCAAAAGAGCCTTCGTTCGAAGATTTGTGGGCGCGGAAAAATGAGTCGAAGCTGACAAGCGTTCCAGTGTACTATCCGGGTGATAAGGATTTATTTTTATATCTCATATCCCACGGAGCTCGTCACGGATGGTTTCGTTTGAAATGGCTCTATGATATACATAGATGCGCCGATCAGATGCAAAGCCCGGACAAGCTGTTGAGAAAAAATGATTTTAAGAACATGATCCTCGTCGGGCAAGCCTTGATCTTGGCTCATCAGCTATTTCAAACGCCTTTATCCGCGAATATGATGAAGCAGCTAAAATTAGGCTCTTATAAATTGGCCCATCAAGCACTGATTTATATTACGTCGATTCTTGTGTTAACTCCGCTTCCCGAGCATATTCGCACAAAGCATGAGCGGTATCTGTTTGCTTTGAATGGTACAATTTCGCAAAAGTATTTGGCCTTATTAATCGTATTGTTTTATCCAAGTCCAAGAGATGAAGCTCTCATTAAATTACCGAAATACTTGCACGGCTTGTACTTTGTGCTCCGTCCCTTTTTAGTCGTTGTACGAAAGCTAAGAAAAAATAAAGCTTTTGAGGGAGTGTAG
- a CDS encoding transporter substrate-binding domain-containing protein yields MKKRNFIHITLILFIFILILAACGQSGESNLAGKQEKAAEGNKVIRVGTSGKTIPSSYYDDNKKLVGYDIDVINEIAKRSGYKVEYTVADFSGLFGLIESNRIDTIANQAEITPEREKKFNFTEPYVYSAWQLVVRGDDDKIRSLEDLDGKIIAQGMGTAKEKYLEDYKNKHGIDFDLKSYEDSGGIFLDIVNKRLDANLVDYPSGLIKIEKSGLDLKYAGDPFEPTVFAFPFKKDNQELQKLFDEKLAELKEDGTLKKLSEKWFKLDVTKPLDID; encoded by the coding sequence GTGAAAAAACGAAATTTCATACATATAACATTAATTTTATTTATTTTTATTCTTATTCTTGCAGCATGCGGCCAAAGCGGGGAATCCAACTTGGCAGGAAAGCAAGAAAAAGCAGCAGAGGGTAATAAAGTGATTCGGGTTGGAACAAGCGGAAAAACGATTCCCAGTTCCTATTATGATGATAATAAAAAGTTGGTTGGCTATGACATAGACGTTATTAATGAAATAGCAAAACGAAGCGGTTATAAGGTTGAATACACAGTTGCAGATTTCAGTGGTTTATTTGGTTTAATCGAAAGTAATCGAATTGATACGATAGCCAATCAGGCTGAGATCACTCCCGAGAGGGAAAAGAAATTTAACTTTACGGAACCATATGTTTATTCAGCGTGGCAGCTGGTTGTACGCGGTGACGATGATAAAATCCGATCACTAGAGGACTTAGACGGAAAGATAATCGCACAAGGGATGGGAACCGCAAAGGAAAAATATTTAGAGGATTATAAGAACAAACATGGCATTGATTTTGATCTGAAATCATACGAGGATAGCGGCGGCATTTTTCTTGATATCGTAAACAAGCGTTTGGATGCTAACCTTGTAGACTATCCAAGCGGGCTTATAAAAATTGAAAAATCAGGACTTGATTTAAAGTATGCGGGGGATCCGTTTGAACCCACTGTGTTCGCTTTTCCTTTTAAAAAAGATAATCAAGAGCTTCAGAAGCTTTTTGATGAAAAGCTGGCTGAGCTTAAAGAAGACGGCACATTGAAAAAGCTTTCAGAGAAATGGTTTAAGCTGGACGTGACGAAGCCCTTAGACATTGATTGA
- a CDS encoding thermonuclease family protein has protein sequence MMKRRLLTFALPVVVTLIAFFGLFPNTSFAATYNATIDRVVDGDTVYLNETINGTYKVRMLSIDTPETNYQGEAQEPWGTEAKNYLNQLLPSGTQVTIETDAEETDAYGRLLAHVHKGSLDVNEEMVRQGHAATYYIWPNMLHFEEYQQAYLEAKQNGRGIWDPSNPMQELPFEFRDRVSGQSQDKYVGDFYTNKYVVPSDYQQIPIENRVYFFNESDALSAGYTKEGSSGGGGEISDELVINEVLPASGTQYSKEFVEIYNPTDSAVDLSGYILDDYVDAGSAPYTIPSGTTIPSKGYFVWEPSNYYNNSGDDVTLKTPNGAVIDQYHYGSASADKSWVRLPDGGSWSSTMDSTPTKAASNN, from the coding sequence ATGATGAAAAGACGATTGTTGACTTTCGCTTTGCCAGTCGTTGTTACTCTTATTGCGTTTTTTGGTCTGTTTCCGAACACTTCATTTGCTGCTACATACAATGCTACCATTGATAGGGTGGTAGATGGTGACACAGTTTATCTTAATGAAACTATCAATGGGACTTACAAAGTAAGAATGCTTTCAATCGATACTCCTGAAACCAATTATCAAGGAGAAGCTCAAGAGCCATGGGGTACTGAAGCTAAAAATTATTTGAATCAACTTCTTCCTTCTGGAACTCAAGTAACGATCGAAACTGATGCTGAGGAAACCGATGCTTACGGCCGGTTGCTTGCTCACGTTCATAAAGGCTCTTTAGATGTAAATGAAGAGATGGTTCGTCAGGGGCATGCCGCGACTTATTATATTTGGCCAAATATGCTTCATTTTGAGGAGTACCAGCAGGCTTATTTGGAAGCGAAACAAAACGGCCGGGGAATTTGGGATCCGTCTAATCCTATGCAGGAACTGCCATTTGAATTTCGTGATCGTGTCTCTGGACAATCTCAAGATAAGTATGTAGGAGATTTCTATACAAATAAGTATGTTGTACCTAGCGATTATCAACAAATTCCGATTGAGAACCGCGTGTACTTCTTTAATGAGTCAGATGCTCTTTCTGCTGGATATACAAAAGAAGGTTCATCTGGAGGCGGTGGAGAGATTTCTGATGAGCTGGTAATCAATGAGGTGCTTCCTGCATCCGGGACTCAATATAGCAAAGAGTTCGTCGAAATTTATAATCCTACCGATTCTGCTGTTGATTTGTCTGGATATATTCTTGATGATTATGTCGATGCTGGTTCTGCGCCTTATACGATTCCAAGCGGCACGACGATTCCTTCTAAAGGATACTTTGTATGGGAACCAAGCAACTACTATAATAACTCTGGCGACGACGTGACTTTAAAAACTCCAAATGGGGCAGTCATTGATCAGTATCACTACGGTTCTGCTTCTGCGGATAAATCCTGGGTACGTCTGCCGGACGGAGGAAGCTGGTCTTCCACAATGGATTCTACGCCGACCAAGGCAGCTTCTAACAATTAA
- a CDS encoding LLM class flavin-dependent oxidoreductase has translation MALKRKLRIGTMLNGSGGNMSSWRHPKAVADGSINIGHYRKLAQKAEEGKLDFLFVADGLYITEQTRPNLLNRFEPITLITALASATEHIGVVATLSTTYSEPFTVARQFASVDHISGGRAGWNVVTSPLEKSAANYNKGLHPEHDLRYKIASEYLEVTRGLWDSWEDDAFIRDKESGVFFHPEKLHHLHHKGEFFSVEGPLNIGRSPQGHPLIFQAGSSEAGMSFAAREADAIFTRHLTLKDAQKFYKDVKNRADKAGRDKNDLFVFPSITSFVGETEAEAIEKYQQVTELVDEKAALDYLGRYFDHYDFTQHPLDEPFPDIGDLGRNGFQATTERIKHIAKNENLTLRELAFRITTPKDDNVFIGTAEQVADSIQEWFEAEAADGYVLGNQILPEGLNDFVDKVIPILQKRGLFRTEYESTTLRGNLGLDVPRNRFVSAQDKVHNR, from the coding sequence GTGGCGTTAAAGCGTAAATTGAGAATTGGAACAATGTTAAATGGGTCAGGAGGGAATATGTCATCCTGGCGCCATCCTAAAGCAGTGGCGGATGGAAGCATTAATATTGGGCACTATCGAAAACTTGCCCAAAAAGCAGAAGAAGGAAAGCTAGATTTCCTATTCGTAGCCGATGGCCTTTACATAACCGAGCAAACCAGGCCTAATTTATTGAATCGTTTTGAACCAATTACACTAATAACTGCATTGGCAAGTGCGACTGAGCATATTGGAGTGGTAGCTACTTTGTCTACTACCTATAGCGAACCATTTACAGTTGCCAGACAATTTGCGTCAGTAGACCATATTAGCGGAGGGCGTGCGGGATGGAATGTGGTGACTTCACCTCTTGAAAAATCCGCAGCTAACTATAATAAAGGTTTGCATCCTGAGCATGATTTGAGATACAAAATTGCCAGTGAATATTTAGAAGTTACAAGGGGTCTTTGGGATTCATGGGAGGATGATGCTTTTATCCGGGATAAAGAGTCGGGCGTCTTCTTTCATCCAGAAAAGCTGCATCACTTACATCATAAAGGTGAGTTTTTTTCTGTCGAAGGACCGCTTAATATCGGTCGATCCCCGCAAGGCCATCCGCTTATTTTTCAAGCAGGATCATCAGAAGCGGGGATGTCATTTGCTGCTCGTGAAGCAGACGCGATTTTCACCAGGCATTTGACACTAAAAGATGCACAGAAATTCTATAAAGATGTAAAAAACCGGGCAGATAAAGCTGGCCGCGATAAAAATGACCTGTTTGTTTTCCCTTCTATTACTTCGTTTGTCGGTGAAACTGAAGCAGAAGCTATAGAAAAATATCAACAAGTGACAGAGCTTGTTGATGAAAAAGCTGCACTGGATTATTTGGGGCGTTACTTTGATCATTATGATTTTACGCAGCACCCGCTTGACGAGCCTTTCCCAGACATTGGAGATTTAGGGCGCAACGGATTCCAAGCAACAACAGAACGGATTAAGCATATTGCAAAAAACGAAAATCTAACATTACGTGAGCTTGCCTTTAGAATTACAACACCTAAGGATGACAATGTTTTTATTGGTACGGCTGAGCAGGTAGCTGACTCCATTCAGGAATGGTTTGAAGCGGAAGCAGCAGATGGCTATGTACTCGGTAATCAAATTCTGCCGGAAGGACTTAATGATTTTGTTGATAAAGTCATTCCAATTTTACAAAAGAGGGGCCTATTTCGTACAGAATATGAGTCAACTACTCTACGAGGAAATTTAGGTCTGGATGTCCCGCGGAATCGTTTTGTATCTGCGCAGGATAAAGTACATAATCGTTGA
- a CDS encoding ABC transporter ATP-binding protein, with amino-acid sequence MKELFHFAKSLHSHTGSVLYLNLLGMVAVGFLEGIGILLIIPMLSLIGVLDANGTIFSWVSGFFPEEALNLPIVLGLFLFIIIATGLFQRQQSIWNAKIKQGFVLNLRLQTYRDLIQANWGFFLKKRKSELSNLMTTELARVSSGTNLFLQLIASVIFTLIQLAIAFWLSFEMTAFVLCSCAILALFSRRLVKKANLLGKRTTQYAHEYMGQLTDDLNGIKDIKSNQLEEKQFNRFRDLCRRLEKNTIHFAVLSANSTFLYRISAGAVIAAFVFLSVQVLKLPSASILLIIVIFARLWPQLAKIQSSLENMGSLLPAFQSIIELQKECAEAKQSFLLSKGNPIHLTRSIEFRHVDFRYNPAIEEYTLQDINVTIPANKMTAIAGQSGAGKSTFIDLLMGLNQPEKGEIRVDEEVMTEEMMSRLKPSISYVPQDPFLFNDTIRNNLLLVKPEAAEEELWEALRAASANFVEALPDQLDTRLGDRGVRLSGGERQRIVLARALLRKPSLLILDEATSAIDTENEKIILESLHRLKEQVTIVVVAHRLSAIQAADQVIVIEKGNIQTANTKANENIHALFTAKNQ; translated from the coding sequence ATGAAGGAATTGTTTCATTTTGCTAAAAGCCTGCACTCTCACACAGGCAGCGTTCTTTATTTGAACCTGCTCGGTATGGTCGCCGTCGGCTTTTTAGAGGGAATCGGCATTTTATTAATCATTCCGATGCTGAGTCTGATCGGCGTCTTGGATGCAAATGGAACCATTTTTTCATGGGTGTCCGGCTTTTTCCCAGAGGAAGCATTAAACTTGCCAATCGTTTTAGGTTTGTTTCTCTTTATTATTATTGCAACTGGGTTGTTTCAGAGGCAGCAATCAATATGGAATGCAAAAATCAAGCAAGGCTTCGTGCTCAATTTGCGCCTGCAAACCTATCGGGATCTCATCCAAGCCAATTGGGGATTTTTCTTAAAAAAAAGAAAATCCGAGTTGAGCAACCTGATGACGACCGAACTGGCCCGGGTCAGTTCTGGAACGAATCTATTTTTACAGCTGATCGCATCTGTCATTTTCACACTCATTCAGTTAGCGATCGCCTTTTGGCTGTCATTTGAAATGACCGCCTTTGTTCTGTGCTCGTGCGCCATTCTTGCTCTTTTTTCAAGAAGGCTTGTAAAGAAGGCCAATCTGCTGGGAAAACGCACGACTCAATATGCCCATGAATACATGGGGCAATTGACAGATGATCTAAACGGGATCAAAGATATTAAAAGCAACCAGCTTGAAGAAAAGCAATTCAACCGATTTCGCGATCTTTGCCGGCGGTTGGAGAAAAATACGATACATTTTGCCGTGTTAAGCGCAAACTCTACGTTTCTGTACCGCATATCCGCAGGGGCCGTCATCGCCGCATTCGTCTTTCTGTCCGTTCAAGTTCTTAAGCTTCCGTCAGCAAGTATTCTATTAATCATCGTCATCTTTGCCAGACTATGGCCGCAGCTGGCCAAAATCCAGTCGAGTCTGGAAAATATGGGCTCTCTTCTGCCAGCGTTCCAAAGCATCATCGAACTGCAAAAGGAATGCGCAGAGGCGAAGCAAAGCTTTCTTTTATCAAAGGGAAACCCGATTCATCTTACCCGTTCGATTGAATTCAGACATGTTGATTTCCGTTACAATCCTGCAATTGAAGAATACACGCTTCAGGATATCAACGTAACTATACCGGCCAACAAAATGACAGCGATCGCCGGTCAATCAGGTGCGGGAAAAAGCACGTTTATCGATCTTTTAATGGGGCTGAACCAACCGGAAAAAGGCGAGATTCGAGTGGATGAGGAAGTAATGACGGAAGAAATGATGAGCCGGCTGAAGCCGTCAATTAGCTATGTTCCGCAGGACCCATTTTTATTTAACGACACGATTCGGAACAATCTGCTTCTCGTTAAACCGGAGGCTGCAGAGGAAGAACTATGGGAGGCATTGCGTGCCGCTTCCGCGAATTTTGTCGAAGCCCTGCCGGATCAACTGGACACACGTCTCGGAGACAGAGGTGTGCGGCTGTCAGGCGGAGAACGTCAGAGAATCGTTCTTGCCCGAGCACTACTTAGAAAACCGTCCCTATTGATTTTAGATGAAGCAACAAGCGCAATTGATACCGAGAATGAAAAAATCATATTAGAGTCCTTACATCGATTAAAAGAACAAGTGACTATTGTCGTCGTCGCTCATCGGCTGTCTGCAATTCAAGCAGCTGATCAGGTCATTGTCATTGAAAAAGGAAACATTCAAACAGCCAATACGAAAGCAAACGAGAACATTCATGCATTATTTACAGCTAAAAATCAATAA
- a CDS encoding twin-arginine translocation signal domain-containing protein produces the protein MSNRYNRRGFLKAGGIGVGALAAGTLVFPGKSEAATQDASKIEEVKSSDFPRNEGETDDTKRLQRLIDASEAAGWAPIHLNENNAYVITDTIHINSGDTKPLISGKGFRRTVINGEKLPSGKPAIKVSGGSGVMTGGRLYGIGFYGNSNSIGVEIAGTNGFRIDFCQFEINRIGILFHNERYSEFTEYNVASDCDFRGSCNTAIEYRQSNGVESFHGSGLKGCTINQGAEETEPKIRIGEGCFPFNAPLDFNIWTRKTTPIIKNEGKEPATFHGNISIESFGQGDIQYKTELVSKNDRPVYFIGAASALDDQSQLGNLVLCEGVQVNPDRTVSVQRKNGLHVFELTTGANQTISIPSGISSIITVSLKAADYEYSYTLLAHRNDGEDKGSVTNLSLHQNHNAAMYYGPTFSVETGKLVITNNNFPADVVSAYVSVLDIGAIF, from the coding sequence ATGAGTAATCGATATAACAGACGCGGATTTTTAAAAGCAGGTGGAATTGGCGTAGGTGCACTGGCGGCTGGAACATTGGTATTCCCCGGCAAGTCAGAAGCTGCAACCCAGGACGCTTCGAAAATAGAAGAGGTAAAGAGCTCTGATTTCCCCCGGAATGAAGGGGAAACCGATGATACGAAAAGACTTCAACGATTGATTGATGCCTCGGAAGCAGCAGGCTGGGCTCCTATTCATCTTAATGAAAACAATGCATATGTCATTACAGACACGATTCATATCAACAGCGGCGATACAAAGCCACTTATTTCCGGAAAAGGCTTTCGCCGAACCGTGATTAACGGCGAAAAACTTCCCTCAGGTAAACCAGCGATAAAAGTCAGCGGCGGCTCGGGAGTGATGACTGGCGGAAGGCTGTACGGAATTGGATTTTACGGAAACTCGAATTCAATCGGAGTCGAAATTGCCGGGACAAACGGGTTTCGCATCGACTTTTGCCAGTTCGAGATTAACCGGATTGGCATATTGTTTCATAATGAGAGATATAGCGAATTTACAGAGTATAACGTCGCATCTGACTGTGACTTTAGAGGCTCCTGCAATACAGCAATTGAGTACCGGCAATCAAACGGCGTTGAGAGCTTTCACGGTTCCGGCCTTAAAGGCTGCACGATTAATCAGGGTGCAGAGGAAACAGAGCCTAAAATCCGAATCGGTGAAGGCTGTTTCCCATTTAACGCCCCATTGGATTTTAATATTTGGACAAGAAAGACAACACCGATTATTAAAAACGAAGGAAAAGAGCCTGCGACCTTCCACGGGAACATTTCCATCGAGAGCTTTGGTCAAGGCGATATCCAATATAAAACAGAATTGGTTTCCAAAAACGACAGACCGGTCTATTTTATCGGAGCCGCATCAGCGCTTGACGACCAATCACAGCTCGGAAACTTAGTCTTGTGTGAAGGAGTACAAGTAAACCCTGACCGAACCGTCAGCGTTCAAAGAAAAAACGGCCTGCACGTGTTTGAGTTAACGACAGGCGCTAATCAAACAATTTCTATTCCAAGCGGAATATCTTCCATTATTACCGTATCCTTAAAAGCAGCAGATTACGAGTATTCCTATACGCTGCTTGCTCATCGCAATGATGGGGAAGATAAAGGCTCAGTCACTAACTTATCGCTTCACCAAAACCATAATGCCGCTATGTATTACGGCCCAACCTTTTCAGTAGAAACAGGGAAACTAGTCATTACGAATAACAACTTTCCTGCAGACGTTGTCAGTGCCTATGTTTCCGTTCTTGATATCGGAGCAATATTCTAA
- a CDS encoding LLM class flavin-dependent oxidoreductase codes for MKLSILDQTPISEDEMPKDAFLHTIDLALKAEKWGYHRFWVSEHHHSPKVVGSAPEVLISYILANTSKIRVGSGGVMLQHYSPYKVAEVFHVLEALAPGRVDLGIGSAPGGLPLSTEALQQGNSGKTLEEKLLELRQFLHGTVPAEHNLYGLKAIPEPENSLDFYLLGTSLKSAKIASEFGSPYVFAQFINSDSDELEAAIQQYRSSYKFRSAEKSAYVILAVSVIVASTDAEAKVLKSKEQHVKITFEDGTKINVDDIQKAEEFVRQSEKLAKIEVKEKTVIAGSPSTVYEALDELKKKYQVDEFIIVTKIQDRKKRQRSYELLADEVKSKSKSTV; via the coding sequence ATGAAACTAAGTATATTAGACCAAACTCCGATTAGCGAGGATGAGATGCCAAAGGATGCCTTTCTTCATACGATTGACCTGGCTCTAAAAGCAGAAAAATGGGGGTATCACCGTTTCTGGGTATCAGAGCATCATCATTCACCGAAAGTGGTTGGATCAGCTCCAGAGGTTTTGATCTCTTACATTTTAGCTAATACGAGCAAAATTAGAGTTGGATCAGGTGGGGTTATGCTTCAGCATTACAGTCCTTATAAAGTAGCAGAGGTCTTTCATGTGCTAGAAGCTCTTGCACCAGGAAGAGTCGATCTTGGAATTGGCAGTGCTCCTGGTGGTCTTCCTCTCTCTACTGAGGCGCTGCAGCAGGGGAACAGCGGTAAAACTCTTGAAGAAAAATTGCTGGAATTAAGGCAGTTTCTACACGGCACTGTTCCTGCTGAACATAATCTTTATGGGCTGAAAGCTATTCCTGAACCAGAAAATTCACTTGATTTTTATTTATTAGGAACAAGTCTTAAAAGTGCAAAAATCGCATCTGAATTTGGCAGTCCTTATGTATTTGCCCAATTTATTAATAGTGATAGTGATGAGCTTGAGGCAGCAATTCAACAATATCGTTCTTCGTATAAATTTCGCAGTGCTGAGAAATCTGCTTATGTTATTTTGGCGGTGTCTGTCATTGTGGCTAGTACAGATGCTGAAGCGAAAGTGCTGAAAAGCAAGGAACAGCATGTAAAAATCACTTTTGAAGATGGGACAAAGATTAACGTGGACGACATACAAAAAGCAGAAGAATTTGTACGTCAGTCTGAAAAACTGGCAAAAATTGAAGTGAAGGAAAAAACGGTAATCGCTGGTTCACCTTCAACAGTATACGAAGCTCTTGATGAATTAAAAAAGAAGTATCAAGTGGATGAGTTTATCATTGTCACAAAAATCCAGGATCGTAAAAAGCGGCAGCGGTCCTATGAACTGTTGGCTGATGAAGTAAAAAGTAAATCAAAGTCTACAGTATAA
- a CDS encoding amino acid ABC transporter permease, with protein MDFDFKYLIEMFPLLIPYVPMVLIMAVLSTFFAIVLGLLLGLITKSKIPVLYQITLVYISYFRGTPSLVQIFLFYFGLPQLFPQFAFINGFTAVIIALSLRNSAYLSEVFRSALSAVERGQMEAALSVGMTKWQGLRRIVFPQATRIAIPPTGNFFIMIIKETSLAFTIGLTDMFAQAKLAAAGTYNFFESYLAVAIIYWGLTALFAFIQSLYEKRLDKPYEQGVAV; from the coding sequence ATGGATTTTGATTTTAAGTATTTAATAGAGATGTTTCCTCTTCTGATACCGTATGTGCCTATGGTATTAATAATGGCTGTGTTATCTACTTTTTTTGCTATTGTATTAGGGCTTTTGCTTGGATTGATTACTAAAAGCAAAATACCTGTGCTGTATCAAATTACACTTGTCTATATTTCTTACTTTAGGGGAACTCCTTCTCTAGTGCAGATCTTTCTGTTTTATTTTGGTTTGCCGCAGCTGTTTCCGCAATTCGCTTTTATTAATGGTTTTACAGCTGTGATTATTGCTCTCAGTTTAAGAAACTCAGCTTATCTCTCAGAAGTCTTTCGTTCTGCATTATCAGCAGTAGAACGCGGGCAGATGGAGGCGGCACTTTCTGTAGGAATGACGAAATGGCAGGGGCTTCGCAGGATAGTCTTTCCACAAGCAACCCGAATAGCCATCCCTCCTACCGGAAATTTCTTTATTATGATTATTAAAGAAACCTCACTTGCATTTACTATTGGATTAACAGATATGTTTGCCCAGGCAAAGCTTGCTGCAGCAGGAACATATAATTTTTTTGAAAGCTATCTAGCTGTTGCAATCATTTATTGGGGACTTACTGCATTGTTTGCTTTCATTCAATCATTGTATGAAAAAAGATTAGATAAGCCTTATGAACAGGGAGTAGCTGTTTAA